The window GCAGGAACTGGGAAACAGGAAACTCAATCCGCAGTATGAATCTGTAATTAAACGGGTAATCCATACCACTGCGGATTTTGAGTATGCGGATACTCTGTACTTTTCTACTGATGCGGTGCAAAAAGGAATCGAAGCGGTTCAAAACGGCGCGTGTATTGTAACCGATACCCAAATGGGAAAGGCGGGTATTAATAAAAAGACACTTGCACAGTTTGGCGGGGAGGTATTCTGTTTTATGTCCGATGAAGATGTTGCCGCGCGAGCCAAGCAAAATGGAACGACAAGAGCGACCGCCAGCATGGAAAAAGCGGCGAAACTGAATTTACCTCTTATCTTCGCTATCGGCAACGCGCCCACGGCGCTGATCCGTCTTTATGAATTGATGGAGGACGGCGTTATTCAGCCGCAGCTGGTCATCGGCGTACCGGTTGGTTTTGTAAACGTCATTGAGTCGAAAGAACTGATGCTCTCGCGCAAAGACATTCCGGTGATTATTTCGCGCGGCAGAAAAGGCGGCAGTAATGTGGCGGCGGCCATCTGCAACGCTATTTTGTATGCTGCGGGAGGATGCAGAGCATCAATTTAATTTTGTGACGCGAAAAGTGTGGTTCTAAATTCTTTCAGAATGCTGACATGGAGTAAAATTTTAAATGAAATGTGATATTGAAAAAATTATTATTATATGTGCTATATTTCTGATGGCAGCTTTTTTCTTCAAATGGAAGCATCGGGATGACCATACCCATGAGGATGGTCATCATCATCATGGAAATGGACGAAAGCATGGCGAAGGATCTTTTATTGATTATTACGCTTATGCCTCCAAAATCGAGCATTGGAATCCTACCTTTAAAGTATCTTTTTCTGTTCTGATACTGATCCTTTGTATTGGACTGGATAATCCTTATGTATCTGCGGCGGTTTTAATTGCAATGGCCTATCTGACTATAGTAAAAGGCGGGCTTCTAGCACATCAATATTTGTCAGTACTGGCTATTCCAATTGCTTTTATTCTCCTTGGTACTTTTACCATTGCCATTGATTTTTCAATGCAGCCGATGGGGCAGTATAACCTGTATCTTGGCTTCTGCTATGTGTTTACCTCTCAGGAAAAGCTTAAGAAAATGGCTTTTTTGATTTTGAAAGTTTTTGCAGCCATCAGTGCCCTGCAGATGATGACCTTGTCTACTCCATCCTCCGAGATTATCTGTGTGCTTCGAAAAGCACATGTGCCAAAGCTGATTGTAGAACTGATGAATATCATTTACCGTTACATTTTCATTTTAATGGATGTTTATACTAAAATGAAAAATTCCGCAGAATCTCGCCAGGGTTATTGTGATTTTAAGACTTCCTGCTACACATTTGGCAACATTGCAAGCAATATGCTGGTTGTTTCATTGAAAAAGGCAAACGCTTATTATGATGCCATGGAGTCCAGATGCTATGATGGAGATCTTGTGTTTTTGGAGGAAGATAAAAAGGTAGAGATCATACAGATTATTGCAGCAGCAGCATTTATGATTTTTTTGATTCTGCTCTGGGGCTTTACAAGATAGAAAGGGACGGTTATGGAAAAACCAATATTACAAGTTGAAGATCTGTACTATATTTACGGAAATGATAAGGCTGCATTGGACGGTGTAAGCATTCGTATCTATGAGGGTGAGAAAATTGCTGTCATTGGACCGAATGGATCCGGAAAATCCACTTTTTTTTTAAATGTGAACGGCGTACTTACACCGGAACATGGAGAAATTACTTACCGGGGTACAGTGATCAATAAAAAGAATTTAAAGGAACTTCGAAAAAATATCGGAATCGTATTTCAGGATGCGGACAATCAAATCATTGCATCCACCGTTAGGGCAGAAGTTGGATTCGGGCCGATGAATTTAAAGCTTTCAAAAGAGGAAGTACTGAAGCGGGTTGAGGAAGCACTTTCATATATGAATATCTCAGATCTCAAGAATCGTCCTCCTCACTACTTAAGCGGCGGTGAAAAGAAGCGTGTCAGCATTGCGGATATCATTGCTATGAAATCGGAAATTATTATTTTTGATGAACCGACGGCAGCACTGGACCCTTTAAACGCGCTGATGTTGGAAGAAGTTTTAGACAAACTTTTTTCGGAGCGTAAAACGATGCTGCTTTCCACCCATGATGTTGATTTTGCA of the uncultured Caproiciproducens sp. genome contains:
- a CDS encoding energy-coupling factor ABC transporter ATP-binding protein, whose amino-acid sequence is MEKPILQVEDLYYIYGNDKAALDGVSIRIYEGEKIAVIGPNGSGKSTFFLNVNGVLTPEHGEITYRGTVINKKNLKELRKNIGIVFQDADNQIIASTVRAEVGFGPMNLKLSKEEVLKRVEEALSYMNISDLKNRPPHYLSGGEKKRVSIADIIAMKSEIIIFDEPTAALDPLNALMLEEVLDKLFSERKTMLLSTHDVDFAYRWAERVIVFCQGKIIADGTPLEIFLDKEILEQANLKQPTMLEVYESLVEKHLLEDTKAYPKSMQEFKKMLGE
- a CDS encoding precorrin-8X methylmutase, which gives rise to MKVELQNVLPAEIEKRSFELIGQELGNRKLNPQYESVIKRVIHTTADFEYADTLYFSTDAVQKGIEAVQNGACIVTDTQMGKAGINKKTLAQFGGEVFCFMSDEDVAARAKQNGTTRATASMEKAAKLNLPLIFAIGNAPTALIRLYELMEDGVIQPQLVIGVPVGFVNVIESKELMLSRKDIPVIISRGRKGGSNVAAAICNAILYAAGGCRASI
- the cbiQ gene encoding cobalt ECF transporter T component CbiQ, with the protein product MAAFFFKWKHRDDHTHEDGHHHHGNGRKHGEGSFIDYYAYASKIEHWNPTFKVSFSVLILILCIGLDNPYVSAAVLIAMAYLTIVKGGLLAHQYLSVLAIPIAFILLGTFTIAIDFSMQPMGQYNLYLGFCYVFTSQEKLKKMAFLILKVFAAISALQMMTLSTPSSEIICVLRKAHVPKLIVELMNIIYRYIFILMDVYTKMKNSAESRQGYCDFKTSCYTFGNIASNMLVVSLKKANAYYDAMESRCYDGDLVFLEEDKKVEIIQIIAAAAFMIFLILLWGFTR